Proteins encoded by one window of Bacillus rossius redtenbacheri isolate Brsri chromosome 3, Brsri_v3, whole genome shotgun sequence:
- the LOC134530766 gene encoding adipose-secreted signaling protein isoform X1: MGITQGQIREEMKCDDELPTPSASTAGGAVGKCVLPHVHFSGEDSFGKDNDITVLATDDGKVTVHLGFLKLHHKYEVQTYVPREACGVRGAELREHLPSGIPGLHARLVSLREEGAAVCLTVHLLAHKEKLQKEEICLQAAGEDGHVSIIFVARVLGKNKGTPLLKNGIKCIEVIQEDESEASDWPGF; this comes from the exons ATGGGTATTACTCAAGGCCAAATACGTGAAGAAATGAAGTGTGATGATGAGCTGCCAACACCGTCTGCAAGCACAGCCGGAGGAGCCGTAGGGAAATGTGTGCTG CCCCACGTGCACTTCAGCGGGGAAGACAGTTTCGGGAAGGACAATGACATCACGGTGCTCGCGACGGATGACGGCAAAGTTACGGTGCATCTGGGGTTCCTGAAGCTGCACCACAAGTACGAAGTGCAAACGTACGTGCCAAGAGAGGCGTGCGGGGTGCGGGGGGCCGAGCTCCGGGAGCACCTGCCGTCAGGAATACCTGGCCTGCACGCTCGGCTGGTGTCGCTACGCGAGGAGGGTGCCGCCGTGTGCCTCACTGTGCACCTGCTTGCACACAAGGAGAAGCTGCAGAAGGAGGAGATATGCCTGCAAGCAGCAGGGGAAGATGGCCATGTGAGCATCATTTTCGTGGCCAGAGTGCTAG GTAAAAACAAAGGAACTCCATTACTGAAGAATGGCATCAAGTGCATTGAAGTTATACAGGAAGACGAGTCAGAGGCATCTGACTGGCCAGGCTTCTGA
- the LOC134530766 gene encoding adipose-secreted signaling protein isoform X2 — protein MCAVQPHVHFSGEDSFGKDNDITVLATDDGKVTVHLGFLKLHHKYEVQTYVPREACGVRGAELREHLPSGIPGLHARLVSLREEGAAVCLTVHLLAHKEKLQKEEICLQAAGEDGHVSIIFVARVLGKNKGTPLLKNGIKCIEVIQEDESEASDWPGF, from the exons ATGTGTGCTG TGCAGCCCCACGTGCACTTCAGCGGGGAAGACAGTTTCGGGAAGGACAATGACATCACGGTGCTCGCGACGGATGACGGCAAAGTTACGGTGCATCTGGGGTTCCTGAAGCTGCACCACAAGTACGAAGTGCAAACGTACGTGCCAAGAGAGGCGTGCGGGGTGCGGGGGGCCGAGCTCCGGGAGCACCTGCCGTCAGGAATACCTGGCCTGCACGCTCGGCTGGTGTCGCTACGCGAGGAGGGTGCCGCCGTGTGCCTCACTGTGCACCTGCTTGCACACAAGGAGAAGCTGCAGAAGGAGGAGATATGCCTGCAAGCAGCAGGGGAAGATGGCCATGTGAGCATCATTTTCGTGGCCAGAGTGCTAG GTAAAAACAAAGGAACTCCATTACTGAAGAATGGCATCAAGTGCATTGAAGTTATACAGGAAGACGAGTCAGAGGCATCTGACTGGCCAGGCTTCTGA